The Mustela nigripes isolate SB6536 chromosome 11, MUSNIG.SB6536, whole genome shotgun sequence genomic interval TCCACCAGAAGCTCCAGGACTTCTCCTGTGGTACCCAGGTAAGAGGCAAGGCTGGCTGGGGCCCTTCTCACACTGTGTCTGGCCCTGTGGCTTATGCCCTCCCCATGCCAGGTGGAGCTGGAGCGTGAGCGGGCACAGTTGCTAGTCCGGGCCACAATGGCTGAGGAGCAACTTTCTGAGCTACAGGAGTACGTGGACCAGCACCTCGGCAGGTGGGCTGGGTGTGACCTGCAGGCCTCAGTCCCAGGTAACAGCACCACCAGGCCGGTGCCTGACCCAGACTCCTCCTAGCAGGTACAAACAGGAGATCCTGAGGCTGAGGAAGCTCATGGGTACACAGGACGCTGGGGGAGTGGGGACCACACCGCCTATCAAGCAGCGGCACCCAAGGACCCGAAGCCGCTAGCCAGCTGTCAAATTCAGGGCAGAACTCTTTTTcacagccagcatggagccctCCTCACAGCACCCCCTCGGGTGGGAGCGGGGTTGGGGAGTGTCACTCCACCCAGCCTCCACCCAACAAGAGTCCGAATGAGTCCACGAGTCTTTATTGTGTGCAAATGGTCAGCCAGCCTGAGAACTGGAGGGCCCAGGGGCTGAGGCACAACTGGGTCCTGGGGACGCCTGACCAGCCAACCCGCCCCTCGGGAAATCATACGCCCAGACACGGTCCACACCCTCACCCATCACAGCCACAGGCTGCcatgtggggagggggaagcgcCCCGACACCACTCGGGCCCCTTCAGgcagctctgcctgcagcttgTCTTCCAGCTGTGCGAGCTgtgggagagagcaggagggttGGGGTGCAGGAATACGGCCGCCCTGCCCAGCTCCTCCAGGCCTGACATGTTCCAGGAGGACGTCCTGTGCCTCCCCTGCCACTGGCAGCCCCAGACCTACCACACTAGGCGCCAGGAACACGGACACATTGCGGCAGTCCCTCAGGTCCACCTGCAAGAAGAAGTCACCCCAGCAGGGAGTAGGGCCCCAGCCAGGAGGAGGTCTGGTGGGCGTGGGGCCACTGCGGCTTCCAAGTCCTGGCCCCAGCCCACGCAGGTGGCCAGAGAACCTGCGGTTGGGTTGCCAGATCCCCAGCCAACCCAGCACCGGAGTGTGGAGTCCGGGTGTGGGGTCTTGGGCTCCGGACTCCCTGCATTACCTTCCAGAGGTCCTCACGGCGGTAGCAGACGCTACCGGCACAGCCCGCTCTCCACGCGTGCAGCCGGGCCAGCCCCACCAGCCAGGGGTTCAGCTCGTAGCCCACGGCCGGGCGGAGGCCGCACCTGTGGGCGGCCAGCACCTGTGGGCACAGGAGGCTGTGGGGACGCGAAGGCAGGCCAGGCGCCGGCGAGGGGCCCCCCACCCCGCACGCAGTGCTTACAATCCTGCCGTCCCCGGAGCCCAAGTCGACCGTCTTCCCGGGGCGGCCTCGCAGCAGTGACAGCACGTGCTCCATCTGCCGCGCGCTCGCGCCCACGTATGGCACCTGCGCAGGTAGGCAGGAGCTGGTCCCCTAGCGCGAAACCCGCCCCCCgcgccgccggccccgcccccgcccgcgccgCACCTGCAGCCGCAGCGGCACGCGCCGGAAGCCGGGCTGTAGCAGCAGCGCCCACACGGCGTAGGCGGCCAGGCCCGAGCCCGCCGCCGCCTGCAGCAGCTCCCGCGCTCCCAGCCGCCGCCTGCGCAGCTCCGCCAGCGCCTCGCCCGGGTCATCCTGCTCCATGGCCGCTGGCGCGCGGCTCCAGGGCGTCCCACCGCGCCGGCCCGGAGCTCACAGCACGCCCCGCCGCGCCCACTCGGCCCCAGGAGGCCACGCCGGAAGTGGCCGGGCGGAGGCTTCGGCGGGAGCCGGAAGCGGCCGTGCACGGGCGCTCCGGCCGGGGCCCGGGGCCATTCCCGCGCGTTCCGGGCCGCGGACCCTGCTACCCCCACCCTTTCCCAGCCCTGGTCCCGCTCGAAGCCTGCGGCCGCCAGCCCACCGACGCCCGGGGCGACCCCGTGGACCACGCGTCCCCGCGCAGGGAGACGCGACACGGCCGCCGAACTCAGAGCTACACGCGCCAGGGAAACGGGACGGCTGCAGCTGAAGGGTTCCCGCGGGCCCCGCGCCGGCGGCCGTGGAGCTCGGGGCGGCGCGTGTCTGCCCACTGGGACAGCCCAAAGGCCAGTCCCCCGGCTCCCCCTCCCCGCAGCCGAAGACTGGGTCCGCGCGTGGGGCGTGGAGGGGGCGCTCTGCCGAGACGCGGGGCCAACTGGGGCCGGAGCGCGGTGACCGAGGCCGGctctctgtgtgtgtggtggCAGGGGAGCTGGCCCACACACAGGGGTGCCAGAAAGGGCCCCAAGAGGGGGAATCCACCTTCCTTCTCCAAACAGTGACCCAAAATCTGAGATTCGAGAGGTGACCTGGCAAAACCTgcggtgggagagggaggtgcGGGGGACAGAGCCTGGGTGGGGTGGTAGGGCTGGACTCCCTCATCCCACCCGAGGCTGGGCGTCTCAGGACTGTGAGGGGCTTGTACCCATCCAGGGTCCTGGTCAGGGGCCTGACTGTCAGCCCCTATCCCCAACTACACACGGCCCCACAGGCCTGCCTGTACTTGGCCCCAGCTACCAAAAGACAGGTGTCCCTGGGTGGCAGGGAACCCCAGTGCCCTGCTCCCAAGACCTGGgcactgtggggggggggggcacctggctcacAGCATCCTGTCTCCTTTGGGTCTTTCATTCCTTGCATTATTGCCGGTGCCTAGAGCCAGCACCAAATAAAAGCTTGTTGGCCAAACGAACACACCTAACCCGACTCCTCCGTACACACCCCACAACACCAGTGTTACCGTCCCGCACTCTGCTCCTCTGCCTTAGGGGAACTGGGCAGCTGGTTATGTATCCATGTGAGTGCACGTGCCCGGGGGTTCCCCACAGGCCAGGTCCCATAGCCCATGGCCCCCACACACGTGCTCACCCACACCgtttccctctgacctcttccctcagGCAGGAACAAAGCCCCTTACCCAGGATTTGGTGCTCCTCTGGCTCTGTTAGCCACACTCTCAACTGCCCTTGCTGCATTTCCGCACTTTCGAGGAGGCTGACTGCATGCGAGGCTCAGGCACTTCCTAAGGCAGGTGCATAGAGACCGCGGTCCAACCAAGAAATTACCCCATAGCAGCTGCCCCTCGATTTCTTAGACACGTGGTCCAAAGGGCGGTCCACAGTGGCCCCTGGTGTGGCCAGGAGCCTCCTTCCAGTGAAAGGTTGTGCAGAGCTGACCAGAAGGGACAGAAGCCAACGGTGAGGGGCTGCTTAGCCCTAGAGAGGAAGCCATCCTTGGCGCCTATCTGGACAGTGCAAAAACCTCCcaacaggaggaggaggaccaggagcataccctcctctcctcctcctctgatcTTTGCTAAGTCAGTCTTTGGCGAGGAGAAGGGGGCAGACAGGGAGGTAACCATCTGCAGTCCAGGAAGGAGGTCCAGGCTGGAGATTAACATGTGGGATCATCAGCATCCTGTCAGTTTTTAAAGGCACAAGTCAGGTCCAGCTCTCCAGTGCGGGAATAGTACCAGGAGGAGAGGTCCAGTGCctgagcacagagcatggagcACCCCTGGTTGGGGGTTTGGGAagaagggagcagcagagaaCCTCAGGAGGGGCAGATGGGCAGAAACCCACAGGAGCCTACCTCCCCCACCCATAATCATCAGCCGAATCTGGAGGAAGGGgccctgcctcagtttctgccCAAAAGATGACACAGCCTCTGGCCTCCACCTTCACCGTCAGACCCTTCCTCAGTGTAGACTGGCAGGGAAGGACGGGAAGCTGCTTCCTGGACTCAGCCCATCAgcctacacaaacacacacacccacaaccTGAGCTTTGGCTCTCTTGGGAACTGTGGGGTTGGGGTGAACAGAGTCCACTTGTCTCCAGTCCAGGAGCTCCTGCACACACCCCAACCCAAGGGGCACTCAGCCTCAGGGCCCTGGGCTTTGTCTCAAACTGCACTGGCCTTTTGTGTGGCTGAGGCTGAGGAAGAAGGTGGAGCCAGCAACAATAGGACCAGTGGCAAAACGGTCCTTAGAGACCCCACTGTATGCCCCTGCGCTCCAGCAAAGAGCAACAAGCCTAACTCTACAGAGATGCTCTGCATGGACGACTGGAGGGGCCCATCTTTCCCTGAG includes:
- the ANTKMT gene encoding adenine nucleotide translocase lysine N-methyltransferase isoform X2; translated protein: MEQDDPGEALAELRRRRLGARELLQAAAGSGLAAYAVWALLLQPGFRRVPLRLQVLAAHRCGLRPAVGYELNPWLVGLARLHAWRAGCAGSVCYRREDLWKVDLRDCRNVSVFLAPSVLAQLEDKLQAELPEGARVVSGRFPLPTWQPVAVMGEGVDRVWAYDFPRGGLAGQASPGPSCASAPGPSSSQAG
- the ANTKMT gene encoding adenine nucleotide translocase lysine N-methyltransferase isoform X1, which encodes MEQDDPGEALAELRRRRLGARELLQAAAGSGLAAYAVWALLLQPGFRRVPLRLQVPYVGASARQMEHVLSLLRGRPGKTVDLGSGDGRIVLAAHRCGLRPAVGYELNPWLVGLARLHAWRAGCAGSVCYRREDLWKVDLRDCRNVSVFLAPSVLAQLEDKLQAELPEGARVVSGRFPLPTWQPVAVMGEGVDRVWAYDFPRGGLAGQASPGPSCASAPGPSSSQAG